In Lonchura striata isolate bLonStr1 chromosome 18, bLonStr1.mat, whole genome shotgun sequence, one genomic interval encodes:
- the PGAM5 gene encoding serine/threonine-protein phosphatase PGAM5, mitochondrial isoform X1, whose protein sequence is MSARRALALAACGLAGGSVLLSAVVVGKQPARGGGDSEPRPGGSAAPSAAPPGLLLLPPTASCPPAAGWIERAAGSGSYWDSNWDRREPLALINLKKKNEETGEEELASRLDHCKAKATRHIFLIRHSQYHLDGRADKDRTLTPLGREQAELTGRRLASLGLKFDQIIHSSMTRATETTEIISKHLPGVKKISTDLLREGAPIEPDPPVSHWKPEAVQYYEDGARIEAAFRNFIHRADAKQEEDSYEIFVCHANVIRYIVCRALQFPPEGWLRLSLNNGSITHLVIRPNGRVALRALGDTGFMPPDKITRT, encoded by the exons atGTCGGCCCGCCGCGCCCTGGCGCTCGCCGCCTGCGGGCTGGCGGGCGGCTCCGTCCTGCTCTCCGCCGTCGTCGTGGGCAAGCAGCCGGCCCGAGGGGGTGGCGACAGCGAGCCGCGCCCGGGGGGCTCCGCCGCGCCCtccgccgcgccgcccggcttgctgctgctgccgcccaCCGCCTCCTGCCCGCCGGCCGCCGGCTGGATCGAGAGAGCCGCCGGCAGCGGCAGCTACTGGGACAGCAACTGGGACAG ACGTGAACCACTGGCTCTTATCaacctcaaaaagaaaaatgaagaaacgGGTGAAGAAGAGCTTGCCTCTCGCTTAGATCACTGCAAAGCAAAAGCCACCAGGCACATATTCCTGATCCGCCATTCCCAGTACCACTTGGATGGCCGGGCTGACAAAGACAGAACTCTCACCCCACTGG GTCGAGAGCAGGCTGAACTGACTGGACGCAGGCTGGCAAGCTTGGGATTAAAATTTGATCAGATTATCCACTCCTCCATGACTAGAGCAACTGAAACAACTGAAATTATAAGCAAACATCTCCCAG GAGTCAAAAAAATCAGTACTGATCTGCTGAGAGAGGGAGCACCTATAGAACCAGACCCTCCAGTCTCCCACTGGAAACCAGAAGCTGTG CAGTATTACGAAGATGGAGCTCGAATTGAGGCTGCTTTTCGAAACTTCATTCATAGAGCTGACgccaagcaggaggaggacagcTACGAGATCTTCGTGTGCCACGCCAACGTCATCCGCTACATCGTGTGCAG AGCACTGCAGTTCCCCCCTGAAGGTTGGCTGCGACTGTCCCTCAACAACGGCAGCATCACTCACTTGGTGATACGTCCCAACGGCAGAGTGGCCCTTCGAGCACTGGGTGACACAGGTTTCATGCCTCCAGACAAAATCACACGCACCTGA
- the ANKLE2 gene encoding ankyrin repeat and LEM domain-containing protein 2 isoform X2: MDTILPRLKKLSHDELREEIVKAGLKCGPITATTRFIFEKKLAQALLDQQGALEEEGSALSEEAAGNVPVNHNSHGSASEEADFGYSVGLNPPEEDAVTHMNCSAAACGADSQIPAPTPSRDPPLFYGVCPVYDDILARNERIHVYEDRKEALQAVKMIKGSRFKAFTNREDAEKFAKGICDYFPSPGKSSLCLSPVKMGSFNRDGLCSPESDTVNKERANSYKSPRTQDLTAKLRKAVEKGDTTTFSDLIWSNPRYLIGSGDNPTIVQEGCRYNVMHVAAKENQPAICQLLLDTLENPEFMRLMYPDDNDVMLKKRIQYIVDLYLNTPDKMWFDTPLHFACKFGNVDVVNVLTSHPAIVKNPRNKYDQTPAEVVCERSKNKSAELKEKIKEYLKGHYYVPLLRAEDNSSAPVIGAPWSPDQTDDGPQRAWPKYPGSPKDPVLSIRAFAGPMSPSKAEEFRRLWKTPPRERAGFFHNVRKSDLERGVERVGRELAHELGFPWVEYWEFLGCFVDLSSQEGLQKLEEYLSHHEMSEKAQPETGENETCNRYKTPHPSGKSKKSCNSISVGAFLDEDDDDMSLEEIKNRQNAARNISPSLVSKEPSIAAIGDAECDILSMECAGNIIETSAHPRHYEKGAAASKNGFCSPVSSKRIISDRKQLHDGSECLMSPVSNLMSEFEGLSFQEQEIAGVSHKITEKTENEGILDKTCSAASLASSSELGVTGKHRETKLRTDHKIPLEKQRLSRESGIQTKEPLQRQELSSQKFLLKTSPTNDNLKLFLLGEQPSKLDGDVLAAIEGAEIDPQKFPMIYKWKHAVQSYTSSDRQSWPSPALKARLQSQSIAACPPNASVYPGSGRNSPIPGSPGKHGSAASFPPESPGRYSPACILRYFAEPPAH, from the exons ATGGATACAATATTACCCCGATTAAAGAAGCTCAGCCATGATGAGCTTAGAGAAGAGATTGTGAAAGCAGGACTGAAATGTGGGCCCATTACTGCAACTACAaggtttatttttgaaaaaaagttGGCTCAGGCACTGTTGGATCAGCAAGGAGCATTGGAGGAGGAAGGGTCTGCTCTGTCAGAGGAGGCTGCTGGAAATGTCCCAGTGAATCACAACAGCCATGGAAGTGCTTCTGAGGAGGCAGATTTTGGGTACTCTGTGGGTCTGAACCCTCCAGAAGAAGATGCTGTGACACACATGAACTGTtcagctgcagcctgtggtgcTGATTCACAAATCCCTGCTCCAACACCGTCCAGAGATCCTCCACTGTTCTATGGTGTTTGCCCAGTTTATGATGACATCCTGGCAAGGAATG AGAGAATACATGTGTATGAAGATAGGAAAGAAGCTCTCCAGGCTGTCAAGATGATTAAGGGTTCCCGTTTTAAAGCTTTTACAAACAGAGAGGATGCTGAGAAATTTGCTAAAGGAATCTGTGATTATTTCCCATCTCCAGGCAAGTCCTCTTTATGTTTGTCTCCAGTGAAAATGGGATCATTTAACAGAG ATGGTTTGTGCTCCCCTGAGAGTGACACTGTGAACAAGGAGAGAGCCAACAGCTACAAAAGTCCACGGACTCAAGATCTCACAGCTAAGCTTCGGAAAGCTGTGGAGAAAGGAGACACAACAACCTTTTCAGACCTTATTTGGAGTAACCCTCGTTACCTGATTGGATCAGGAGACAACCCAACGATTGTACAG GAAGGGTGTAGGTACAATGTCATGCATGTTGCTGCCAAGGAGAACCAGCCTGCTATCTGCCAGTTATTGCTGGACACTCTGGAAAATCCAGAATTTATGAGGCTGATGTACCCAGATGATAACGATGTCATGTTGAAGAAACGCATCCAATACATTGTTGACCTTTACCTGAACACTCCAGATAAAATG TGGTTTGATACTCCACTGCATTTTGCTTGCAAGTTTGGGAATGTGGATGTGGTTAACGTGCTTACCTCACACCCAGCCATTGTAAAAAATCCAAGAAACAAATATGATCAAACTCCAGCAGAA GTAGTTTGTGAAAGAAGCAAGAACAAATCTGCTGAAttgaaagaaaagataaaagagtACTTGAAAG GTCACTATTATGTCCCACTCCTGAGGGCAGAGGACAATTCCTCAGCTCCGGTCATTGGGGCACCGTGGTCGCCCGACCAGACGGACGATGGCCCCCAGAGAGCTTGGCCGAAATACCCCGGCAGCCCCAAGGACCCCGTGCTGTCCATCAGGGCTTTTGCAGGCCCCATGAGCCCCTCAAAG gcTGAAGAATTTCGCAGGCTGTGGAAGACTCCACCACGAGAGAGAGCTGGCTTCTTTCACAATGTCAGGAAATCTGATCTGGAGAGAGGTGTTGAAAGAGTTGGAAg GGAGTTAGCTCATGAACTGGGGTTCCCGTGGGTTGAATACTGGGAATTTCTGGGCTGTTTTGTTGATCTGtcttcccaggaggggctgcaaaaaTTAGAAGAGTACCTGAGTCATCATGAAATGAGCGAAAAGGCTCAGCCAGAAACAGGGGAAAATGAAACCTGCAATAGATATAAAACTCCACATCCCTCTG GCAAAAGCAAAAAGTCCTGCAATTCCATTTCTGTTGGAGCATTTTtggatgaggatgatgatgacATGAGcttagaagaaattaaaaatagacaaaatGCAGCACGAAACATCAGCCCCTCTCTGGTGTCCAAGGAGCCCAGCATTGCTGCCATTGGAGATGCTGAGTGTGATATCCTGTCCATGGAGTGTGCAGGAAACATCATAGAGACCTCAGCTCACCCTCGGCACTATGAGAAgggggctgctgccagcaaaaATGGGTTTTGCAGTCCTGTGTCCAGTAAAAGGATCATCAGTGACAGAAAGCAGCTGCATGATGGGTCAGAATGCCTCATGTCACCTGTTTCAAATTTGATGTCAGAATTTGAAGGCCTGTCATTCCAAGAACAAGAGATTGCAGGAGTATCTCataaaatcactgaaaaaacTGAGAATGAGGGAATTCTGGACAAGACCTGCTCTGCAGCGTCACTGGCAAGTTCTTCTGAGCTAGGTGTTACAGGAAAACATAGAGAGACCAAGTTAAGGACAGACCACAAAATACCATTAGAAAAGCAGAGATTGTCCAGAGAATCTGGAATTCAGACTAAGGAGCCACTGCAACGTCAAGAACTTTCTTCCCAGAAGTTTCTTTTGAAGACATCACCTACAAATGACAATTTAAAGTTATTCCTTCTTGG GGAGCAGCCCTCAAAGCTGGATGGTGATGTCTTGGCAGCTATAGAAGGAGCAGAGATTGATCCCCAGAAATTCCCAATGATTTACAAATGGAAACATGCGGTGCAATCCTACACCTCATCTGACAGGCAAAG TTGGCCAAGTCCAGCGTTGAAGGCAAGATTGCAGTCCCAGTCCATCGCTGCTTGCCCTCCAAATGCTTCTGTGTATCCTGGTTCAGGAAGGAACAGTCCCATACCAGGGAGTCCGGGGAAACACGGCAGCGCTGCCTCCTTCCCTCCGGAGAGCCCCGGGCGCTACAGCCCCGCCTGCATCCTGCGCTATTTCGCAGAGCCTCCTGCCCACTAG
- the ANKLE2 gene encoding ankyrin repeat and LEM domain-containing protein 2 isoform X3: MERWVGAAGGWESLWGAGWGRWPCWELLAACAVIGAVGWLLRLRDRRPGGRRAAAETAISSATPIASPAPQRAAGSQRCSGSRPGGITMDTILPRLKKLSHDELREEIVKAGLKCGPITATTRFIFEKKLAQALLDQQGALEEEGSALSEEAAGNVPVNHNSHGSASEEADFGYSVGLNPPEEDAVTHMNCSAAACGADSQIPAPTPSRDPPLFYGVCPVYDDILARNERIHVYEDRKEALQAVKMIKGSRFKAFTNREDAEKFAKGICDYFPSPGKSSLCLSPVKMGSFNRDGLCSPESDTVNKERANSYKSPRTQDLTAKLRKAVEKGDTTTFSDLIWSNPRYLIGSGDNPTIVQEGCRYNVMHVAAKENQPAICQLLLDTLENPEFMRLMYPDDNDVMLKKRIQYIVDLYLNTPDKMWFDTPLHFACKFGNVDVVNVLTSHPAIVKNPRNKYDQTPAEVVCERSKNKSAELKEKIKEYLKGHYYVPLLRAEDNSSAPVIGAPWSPDQTDDGPQRAWPKYPGSPKDPVLSIRAFAGPMSPSKAEEFRRLWKTPPRERAGFFHNVRKSDLERGVERVGRELAHELGFPWVEYWEFLGCFVDLSSQEGLQKLEEYLSHHEMSEKAQPETGENETCNRYKTPHPSGKSKKSCNSISVGAFLDEDDDDMSLEEIKNRQNAARNISPSLVSKEPSIAAIGDAECDILSMECAGNIIETSAHPRHYEKGAAASKNGFCSPVSSKRIISDRKQLHDGSECLMSPVSNLMSEFEGLSFQEQEIAGVSHKITEKTENEGILDKTCSAASLASSSELGVTGKHRETKLRTDHKIPLEKQRLSRESGIQTKEPLQRQELSSQKFLLKTSPTNDNLKLFLLGEQPSKLDGDVLAAIEGAEIDPQKFPMIYKWKHAVQSYTSSDRQSWPSPALKARLQSQSIAACPPNASVYPGSGRNSPIPGSPGKHGSAASFPPESPGRYSPACILRYFAEPPAH, encoded by the exons ATGGAGCGGTGGGTCGGGGCCGCCGGGGGCTGGGAGTCGCTGTGGGGAGCCGGCTGGGGCCGATGGCCGTGCTGGGAGCTCCTGGCCGCCTGCGCCGTCATCGGCGCCGTGGGCTGGCTGCTGCGGCTGCGGGACAGGAGGCCGGGCGGCcgccgagcggcggcggagACCGCCATCTCCTCCGCGACCCCCATCGCGTCCCCGGCTCCCCAGCGCGCCGCGGGGAGCCAGCGCTGCAGCGGGAGCCGCCCAG GTGGAATAACAATGGATACAATATTACCCCGATTAAAGAAGCTCAGCCATGATGAGCTTAGAGAAGAGATTGTGAAAGCAGGACTGAAATGTGGGCCCATTACTGCAACTACAaggtttatttttgaaaaaaagttGGCTCAGGCACTGTTGGATCAGCAAGGAGCATTGGAGGAGGAAGGGTCTGCTCTGTCAGAGGAGGCTGCTGGAAATGTCCCAGTGAATCACAACAGCCATGGAAGTGCTTCTGAGGAGGCAGATTTTGGGTACTCTGTGGGTCTGAACCCTCCAGAAGAAGATGCTGTGACACACATGAACTGTtcagctgcagcctgtggtgcTGATTCACAAATCCCTGCTCCAACACCGTCCAGAGATCCTCCACTGTTCTATGGTGTTTGCCCAGTTTATGATGACATCCTGGCAAGGAATG AGAGAATACATGTGTATGAAGATAGGAAAGAAGCTCTCCAGGCTGTCAAGATGATTAAGGGTTCCCGTTTTAAAGCTTTTACAAACAGAGAGGATGCTGAGAAATTTGCTAAAGGAATCTGTGATTATTTCCCATCTCCAGGCAAGTCCTCTTTATGTTTGTCTCCAGTGAAAATGGGATCATTTAACAGAG ATGGTTTGTGCTCCCCTGAGAGTGACACTGTGAACAAGGAGAGAGCCAACAGCTACAAAAGTCCACGGACTCAAGATCTCACAGCTAAGCTTCGGAAAGCTGTGGAGAAAGGAGACACAACAACCTTTTCAGACCTTATTTGGAGTAACCCTCGTTACCTGATTGGATCAGGAGACAACCCAACGATTGTACAG GAAGGGTGTAGGTACAATGTCATGCATGTTGCTGCCAAGGAGAACCAGCCTGCTATCTGCCAGTTATTGCTGGACACTCTGGAAAATCCAGAATTTATGAGGCTGATGTACCCAGATGATAACGATGTCATGTTGAAGAAACGCATCCAATACATTGTTGACCTTTACCTGAACACTCCAGATAAAATG TGGTTTGATACTCCACTGCATTTTGCTTGCAAGTTTGGGAATGTGGATGTGGTTAACGTGCTTACCTCACACCCAGCCATTGTAAAAAATCCAAGAAACAAATATGATCAAACTCCAGCAGAA GTAGTTTGTGAAAGAAGCAAGAACAAATCTGCTGAAttgaaagaaaagataaaagagtACTTGAAAG GTCACTATTATGTCCCACTCCTGAGGGCAGAGGACAATTCCTCAGCTCCGGTCATTGGGGCACCGTGGTCGCCCGACCAGACGGACGATGGCCCCCAGAGAGCTTGGCCGAAATACCCCGGCAGCCCCAAGGACCCCGTGCTGTCCATCAGGGCTTTTGCAGGCCCCATGAGCCCCTCAAAG gcTGAAGAATTTCGCAGGCTGTGGAAGACTCCACCACGAGAGAGAGCTGGCTTCTTTCACAATGTCAGGAAATCTGATCTGGAGAGAGGTGTTGAAAGAGTTGGAAg GGAGTTAGCTCATGAACTGGGGTTCCCGTGGGTTGAATACTGGGAATTTCTGGGCTGTTTTGTTGATCTGtcttcccaggaggggctgcaaaaaTTAGAAGAGTACCTGAGTCATCATGAAATGAGCGAAAAGGCTCAGCCAGAAACAGGGGAAAATGAAACCTGCAATAGATATAAAACTCCACATCCCTCTG GCAAAAGCAAAAAGTCCTGCAATTCCATTTCTGTTGGAGCATTTTtggatgaggatgatgatgacATGAGcttagaagaaattaaaaatagacaaaatGCAGCACGAAACATCAGCCCCTCTCTGGTGTCCAAGGAGCCCAGCATTGCTGCCATTGGAGATGCTGAGTGTGATATCCTGTCCATGGAGTGTGCAGGAAACATCATAGAGACCTCAGCTCACCCTCGGCACTATGAGAAgggggctgctgccagcaaaaATGGGTTTTGCAGTCCTGTGTCCAGTAAAAGGATCATCAGTGACAGAAAGCAGCTGCATGATGGGTCAGAATGCCTCATGTCACCTGTTTCAAATTTGATGTCAGAATTTGAAGGCCTGTCATTCCAAGAACAAGAGATTGCAGGAGTATCTCataaaatcactgaaaaaacTGAGAATGAGGGAATTCTGGACAAGACCTGCTCTGCAGCGTCACTGGCAAGTTCTTCTGAGCTAGGTGTTACAGGAAAACATAGAGAGACCAAGTTAAGGACAGACCACAAAATACCATTAGAAAAGCAGAGATTGTCCAGAGAATCTGGAATTCAGACTAAGGAGCCACTGCAACGTCAAGAACTTTCTTCCCAGAAGTTTCTTTTGAAGACATCACCTACAAATGACAATTTAAAGTTATTCCTTCTTGG GGAGCAGCCCTCAAAGCTGGATGGTGATGTCTTGGCAGCTATAGAAGGAGCAGAGATTGATCCCCAGAAATTCCCAATGATTTACAAATGGAAACATGCGGTGCAATCCTACACCTCATCTGACAGGCAAAG TTGGCCAAGTCCAGCGTTGAAGGCAAGATTGCAGTCCCAGTCCATCGCTGCTTGCCCTCCAAATGCTTCTGTGTATCCTGGTTCAGGAAGGAACAGTCCCATACCAGGGAGTCCGGGGAAACACGGCAGCGCTGCCTCCTTCCCTCCGGAGAGCCCCGGGCGCTACAGCCCCGCCTGCATCCTGCGCTATTTCGCAGAGCCTCCTGCCCACTAG
- the PGAM5 gene encoding serine/threonine-protein phosphatase PGAM5, mitochondrial isoform X2 has product MSARRALALAACGLAGGSVLLSAVVVGKQPARGGGDSEPRPGGSAAPSAAPPGLLLLPPTASCPPAAGWIERAAGSGSYWDSNWDRREPLALINLKKKNEETGEEELASRLDHCKAKATRHIFLIRHSQYHLDGRADKDRTLTPLGREQAELTGRRLASLGLKFDQIIHSSMTRATETTEIISKHLPGVKKISTDLLREGAPIEPDPPVSHWKPEAVYYEDGARIEAAFRNFIHRADAKQEEDSYEIFVCHANVIRYIVCRALQFPPEGWLRLSLNNGSITHLVIRPNGRVALRALGDTGFMPPDKITRT; this is encoded by the exons atGTCGGCCCGCCGCGCCCTGGCGCTCGCCGCCTGCGGGCTGGCGGGCGGCTCCGTCCTGCTCTCCGCCGTCGTCGTGGGCAAGCAGCCGGCCCGAGGGGGTGGCGACAGCGAGCCGCGCCCGGGGGGCTCCGCCGCGCCCtccgccgcgccgcccggcttgctgctgctgccgcccaCCGCCTCCTGCCCGCCGGCCGCCGGCTGGATCGAGAGAGCCGCCGGCAGCGGCAGCTACTGGGACAGCAACTGGGACAG ACGTGAACCACTGGCTCTTATCaacctcaaaaagaaaaatgaagaaacgGGTGAAGAAGAGCTTGCCTCTCGCTTAGATCACTGCAAAGCAAAAGCCACCAGGCACATATTCCTGATCCGCCATTCCCAGTACCACTTGGATGGCCGGGCTGACAAAGACAGAACTCTCACCCCACTGG GTCGAGAGCAGGCTGAACTGACTGGACGCAGGCTGGCAAGCTTGGGATTAAAATTTGATCAGATTATCCACTCCTCCATGACTAGAGCAACTGAAACAACTGAAATTATAAGCAAACATCTCCCAG GAGTCAAAAAAATCAGTACTGATCTGCTGAGAGAGGGAGCACCTATAGAACCAGACCCTCCAGTCTCCCACTGGAAACCAGAAGCTGTG TATTACGAAGATGGAGCTCGAATTGAGGCTGCTTTTCGAAACTTCATTCATAGAGCTGACgccaagcaggaggaggacagcTACGAGATCTTCGTGTGCCACGCCAACGTCATCCGCTACATCGTGTGCAG AGCACTGCAGTTCCCCCCTGAAGGTTGGCTGCGACTGTCCCTCAACAACGGCAGCATCACTCACTTGGTGATACGTCCCAACGGCAGAGTGGCCCTTCGAGCACTGGGTGACACAGGTTTCATGCCTCCAGACAAAATCACACGCACCTGA
- the ANKLE2 gene encoding ankyrin repeat and LEM domain-containing protein 2 isoform X1 → MERWVGAAGGWESLWGAGWGRWPCWELLAACAVIGAVGWLLRLRDRRPGGRRAAAETAISSATPIASPAPQRAAGSQRCSGSRPGGITMDTILPRLKKLSHDELREEIVKAGLKCGPITATTRFIFEKKLAQALLDQQGALEEEGSALSEEAAGNVPVNHNSHGSASEEADFGYSVGLNPPEEDAVTHMNCSAAACGADSQIPAPTPSRDPPLFYGVCPVYDDILARNERIHVYEDRKEALQAVKMIKGSRFKAFTNREDAEKFAKGICDYFPSPDGLCSPESDTVNKERANSYKSPRTQDLTAKLRKAVEKGDTTTFSDLIWSNPRYLIGSGDNPTIVQEGCRYNVMHVAAKENQPAICQLLLDTLENPEFMRLMYPDDNDVMLKKRIQYIVDLYLNTPDKMWFDTPLHFACKFGNVDVVNVLTSHPAIVKNPRNKYDQTPAEVVCERSKNKSAELKEKIKEYLKGHYYVPLLRAEDNSSAPVIGAPWSPDQTDDGPQRAWPKYPGSPKDPVLSIRAFAGPMSPSKAEEFRRLWKTPPRERAGFFHNVRKSDLERGVERVGRELAHELGFPWVEYWEFLGCFVDLSSQEGLQKLEEYLSHHEMSEKAQPETGENETCNRYKTPHPSGKSKKSCNSISVGAFLDEDDDDMSLEEIKNRQNAARNISPSLVSKEPSIAAIGDAECDILSMECAGNIIETSAHPRHYEKGAAASKNGFCSPVSSKRIISDRKQLHDGSECLMSPVSNLMSEFEGLSFQEQEIAGVSHKITEKTENEGILDKTCSAASLASSSELGVTGKHRETKLRTDHKIPLEKQRLSRESGIQTKEPLQRQELSSQKFLLKTSPTNDNLKLFLLGEQPSKLDGDVLAAIEGAEIDPQKFPMIYKWKHAVQSYTSSDRQSWPSPALKARLQSQSIAACPPNASVYPGSGRNSPIPGSPGKHGSAASFPPESPGRYSPACILRYFAEPPAH, encoded by the exons ATGGAGCGGTGGGTCGGGGCCGCCGGGGGCTGGGAGTCGCTGTGGGGAGCCGGCTGGGGCCGATGGCCGTGCTGGGAGCTCCTGGCCGCCTGCGCCGTCATCGGCGCCGTGGGCTGGCTGCTGCGGCTGCGGGACAGGAGGCCGGGCGGCcgccgagcggcggcggagACCGCCATCTCCTCCGCGACCCCCATCGCGTCCCCGGCTCCCCAGCGCGCCGCGGGGAGCCAGCGCTGCAGCGGGAGCCGCCCAG GTGGAATAACAATGGATACAATATTACCCCGATTAAAGAAGCTCAGCCATGATGAGCTTAGAGAAGAGATTGTGAAAGCAGGACTGAAATGTGGGCCCATTACTGCAACTACAaggtttatttttgaaaaaaagttGGCTCAGGCACTGTTGGATCAGCAAGGAGCATTGGAGGAGGAAGGGTCTGCTCTGTCAGAGGAGGCTGCTGGAAATGTCCCAGTGAATCACAACAGCCATGGAAGTGCTTCTGAGGAGGCAGATTTTGGGTACTCTGTGGGTCTGAACCCTCCAGAAGAAGATGCTGTGACACACATGAACTGTtcagctgcagcctgtggtgcTGATTCACAAATCCCTGCTCCAACACCGTCCAGAGATCCTCCACTGTTCTATGGTGTTTGCCCAGTTTATGATGACATCCTGGCAAGGAATG AGAGAATACATGTGTATGAAGATAGGAAAGAAGCTCTCCAGGCTGTCAAGATGATTAAGGGTTCCCGTTTTAAAGCTTTTACAAACAGAGAGGATGCTGAGAAATTTGCTAAAGGAATCTGTGATTATTTCCCATCTCCAG ATGGTTTGTGCTCCCCTGAGAGTGACACTGTGAACAAGGAGAGAGCCAACAGCTACAAAAGTCCACGGACTCAAGATCTCACAGCTAAGCTTCGGAAAGCTGTGGAGAAAGGAGACACAACAACCTTTTCAGACCTTATTTGGAGTAACCCTCGTTACCTGATTGGATCAGGAGACAACCCAACGATTGTACAG GAAGGGTGTAGGTACAATGTCATGCATGTTGCTGCCAAGGAGAACCAGCCTGCTATCTGCCAGTTATTGCTGGACACTCTGGAAAATCCAGAATTTATGAGGCTGATGTACCCAGATGATAACGATGTCATGTTGAAGAAACGCATCCAATACATTGTTGACCTTTACCTGAACACTCCAGATAAAATG TGGTTTGATACTCCACTGCATTTTGCTTGCAAGTTTGGGAATGTGGATGTGGTTAACGTGCTTACCTCACACCCAGCCATTGTAAAAAATCCAAGAAACAAATATGATCAAACTCCAGCAGAA GTAGTTTGTGAAAGAAGCAAGAACAAATCTGCTGAAttgaaagaaaagataaaagagtACTTGAAAG GTCACTATTATGTCCCACTCCTGAGGGCAGAGGACAATTCCTCAGCTCCGGTCATTGGGGCACCGTGGTCGCCCGACCAGACGGACGATGGCCCCCAGAGAGCTTGGCCGAAATACCCCGGCAGCCCCAAGGACCCCGTGCTGTCCATCAGGGCTTTTGCAGGCCCCATGAGCCCCTCAAAG gcTGAAGAATTTCGCAGGCTGTGGAAGACTCCACCACGAGAGAGAGCTGGCTTCTTTCACAATGTCAGGAAATCTGATCTGGAGAGAGGTGTTGAAAGAGTTGGAAg GGAGTTAGCTCATGAACTGGGGTTCCCGTGGGTTGAATACTGGGAATTTCTGGGCTGTTTTGTTGATCTGtcttcccaggaggggctgcaaaaaTTAGAAGAGTACCTGAGTCATCATGAAATGAGCGAAAAGGCTCAGCCAGAAACAGGGGAAAATGAAACCTGCAATAGATATAAAACTCCACATCCCTCTG GCAAAAGCAAAAAGTCCTGCAATTCCATTTCTGTTGGAGCATTTTtggatgaggatgatgatgacATGAGcttagaagaaattaaaaatagacaaaatGCAGCACGAAACATCAGCCCCTCTCTGGTGTCCAAGGAGCCCAGCATTGCTGCCATTGGAGATGCTGAGTGTGATATCCTGTCCATGGAGTGTGCAGGAAACATCATAGAGACCTCAGCTCACCCTCGGCACTATGAGAAgggggctgctgccagcaaaaATGGGTTTTGCAGTCCTGTGTCCAGTAAAAGGATCATCAGTGACAGAAAGCAGCTGCATGATGGGTCAGAATGCCTCATGTCACCTGTTTCAAATTTGATGTCAGAATTTGAAGGCCTGTCATTCCAAGAACAAGAGATTGCAGGAGTATCTCataaaatcactgaaaaaacTGAGAATGAGGGAATTCTGGACAAGACCTGCTCTGCAGCGTCACTGGCAAGTTCTTCTGAGCTAGGTGTTACAGGAAAACATAGAGAGACCAAGTTAAGGACAGACCACAAAATACCATTAGAAAAGCAGAGATTGTCCAGAGAATCTGGAATTCAGACTAAGGAGCCACTGCAACGTCAAGAACTTTCTTCCCAGAAGTTTCTTTTGAAGACATCACCTACAAATGACAATTTAAAGTTATTCCTTCTTGG GGAGCAGCCCTCAAAGCTGGATGGTGATGTCTTGGCAGCTATAGAAGGAGCAGAGATTGATCCCCAGAAATTCCCAATGATTTACAAATGGAAACATGCGGTGCAATCCTACACCTCATCTGACAGGCAAAG TTGGCCAAGTCCAGCGTTGAAGGCAAGATTGCAGTCCCAGTCCATCGCTGCTTGCCCTCCAAATGCTTCTGTGTATCCTGGTTCAGGAAGGAACAGTCCCATACCAGGGAGTCCGGGGAAACACGGCAGCGCTGCCTCCTTCCCTCCGGAGAGCCCCGGGCGCTACAGCCCCGCCTGCATCCTGCGCTATTTCGCAGAGCCTCCTGCCCACTAG